A part of Anaerotignum faecicola genomic DNA contains:
- a CDS encoding efflux RND transporter periplasmic adaptor subunit, which yields MLVKYQNRIMALPMLCMIIIVLSACCFDEQKNETSNVNPKVQSVETVSVTRGNLTPTVSAHTTIIPALDFVLCSSVEGTFEACSSAGNKITEGGVIGKVSEEEIKSPVDATILSIISSNESVPKNYPLATAKYTGFALNIEAENFLKILPENAALKAKFQVVDGVGPMEAIAVVVPVSENAESTLQCLIGKDIDVKPGQSATVVITAETRKDVLLLPLSVIAGRQGKGMVTVINDGKQIQTEVMLGATDGAYIEILSGVNEGDTISSIPPNLDPRSKE from the coding sequence ATGTTGGTGAAATACCAAAATCGAATTATGGCGTTACCTATGCTATGTATGATAATAATTGTGTTATCTGCCTGTTGTTTTGACGAGCAGAAAAATGAAACCAGTAACGTAAATCCAAAAGTACAATCCGTTGAAACGGTATCCGTTACTCGCGGTAATCTTACTCCAACGGTATCTGCTCACACAACTATTATTCCGGCTTTGGATTTTGTTTTATGTTCTTCTGTTGAGGGTACTTTTGAAGCCTGTTCCTCAGCCGGCAACAAAATTACTGAGGGTGGTGTGATTGGGAAAGTATCTGAAGAAGAAATAAAATCCCCAGTTGACGCAACGATTCTTTCTATTATCTCATCTAATGAGAGTGTTCCCAAAAATTATCCCTTAGCAACAGCTAAGTACACAGGTTTTGCTCTCAATATTGAAGCTGAAAATTTTTTGAAAATATTGCCGGAAAATGCAGCATTAAAAGCAAAGTTTCAAGTAGTTGATGGTGTGGGACCTATGGAAGCGATTGCAGTTGTAGTACCAGTATCAGAAAATGCAGAAAGCACATTGCAATGTTTAATTGGAAAAGATATTGATGTAAAACCCGGACAAAGTGCTACCGTTGTCATAACAGCCGAAACTAGAAAAGATGTGCTTTTGTTACCACTTTCAGTCATTGCGGGCAGACAAGGTAAGGGAATGGTAACCGTAATAAATGACGGAAAACAAATTCAAACAGAAGTTATGCTGGGTGCAACTGATGGTGCATATATAGAAATATTGTCGGGTGTAAATGAGGGCGATACAATTTCTTCTATTCCCCCAAACCTTGACCCAAGGAGTAAGGAGTAA
- a CDS encoding ABC transporter permease — MILKDLRISPLRNILTGISMFVGIIAMISSVLVGTLGKEYLISVNAQMYGWSPTYSFSITGSDFQDTIKMENFFREIYNTDHFVAVTFSMLEEITVAPVASVSSLQDISDTVYKKTVPVDVVFTTSTYNKIYNLPMSSGDWFDSSEINKTLCMVVNKAAQNYFDTSYAVGNVESSLSLTPFNVVGTVNDGTDIPTVYLDAHSIELLVPNMWKVKNATVHWHSEAGITMRQMYSSLHDILEDTIGGNLDIIGKSDIGDTYNSVLSVLQLGLLVTSFLLLFVSVLGQINIGLSSLEQRTHELLIRRAIGASRANIVTLVLGAQLTISVFVCIVSILISFFLVQGMGLFLPVDSPVAALEYPILSAVVAVITSVVVALLGGLLPALKAAKLEPALALR, encoded by the coding sequence ATGATTCTTAAAGACCTTCGTATTTCTCCTCTAAGAAATATCTTAACAGGTATATCGATGTTTGTAGGAATTATTGCAATGATTAGTTCTGTCTTGGTGGGAACGCTTGGTAAAGAATATTTGATTTCTGTCAATGCACAGATGTATGGATGGAGTCCTACATATTCTTTTTCAATTACAGGATCAGATTTTCAAGATACCATTAAAATGGAGAATTTTTTTCGAGAAATTTACAATACTGATCATTTTGTGGCTGTTACCTTTTCCATGCTGGAAGAGATAACAGTTGCTCCAGTAGCGTCTGTCTCTTCTCTACAAGACATAAGTGACACTGTTTACAAAAAGACTGTACCCGTAGATGTTGTTTTTACTACAAGCACATATAACAAAATCTATAATTTGCCTATGTCATCAGGGGATTGGTTTGATTCTTCGGAAATAAATAAAACTCTGTGCATGGTAGTAAATAAAGCAGCACAGAATTATTTTGATACTTCATATGCTGTTGGAAATGTAGAAAGTAGTCTTTCATTAACACCATTTAATGTGGTAGGTACTGTGAATGACGGGACAGATATACCAACTGTATATCTTGACGCCCATTCAATAGAACTACTTGTTCCGAATATGTGGAAAGTAAAAAATGCAACTGTTCATTGGCATTCAGAAGCGGGAATTACCATGAGACAGATGTATTCGTCATTACATGACATTTTAGAAGATACAATAGGAGGAAATTTGGATATCATAGGGAAAAGTGATATTGGAGATACTTATAATTCCGTACTTTCTGTACTTCAATTAGGACTTTTGGTAACATCATTTTTATTGTTATTTGTTTCTGTATTAGGACAAATTAACATAGGGTTATCATCCTTGGAACAACGTACTCACGAATTACTAATTAGACGGGCGATTGGCGCTTCTCGTGCGAATATTGTTACTTTAGTGTTAGGCGCACAATTAACTATATCAGTGTTTGTTTGTATTGTTTCAATCCTGATATCCTTTTTCTTGGTTCAAGGCATGGGGTTATTTCTGCCTGTGGATTCTCCCGTAGCGGCACTGGAATATCCTATTCTTTCGGCAGTGGTAGCTGTTATAACATCCGTTGTTGTAGCGTTGCTTGGAGGACTATTGCCAGCGTTAAAAGCTGCAAAGCTTGAACCTGCATTGGCGCTTAGATAA
- a CDS encoding sensor histidine kinase: MKLNKNEQNYLLTILFKSYILQSVICSGIILVCTVSLDMGLTWVLDRYVEHYYLIYRGLYVYMVGLILWVVCIMYLTYKLLKKVVNYVYELQAATGKLFDKSVDYIELSPELSEIAININRLKQEAENNARLAQENEQRKNDLIMYLAHDLKTPLSSVIGYLTLLHDDEQQISQELREKYLSISLDKAERLEDLINEFFEITRFNLSNITLQYSNINLTRLLEQLIYEFKPILKEKNLKCTLNSTSDIMLHCDANKIQRVFDNLLRNAVIYSYTDTEVAITTELQENTIVITFENFGNPIAEEKLKLIFEQFYRVDTSRNTTSGGAGLGLAIAKHIVELHKGTIVAHSKDECIKFIVTLPLS; this comes from the coding sequence ATGAAATTGAATAAAAATGAACAAAATTATCTGCTTACAATCCTGTTTAAAAGTTATATCTTACAGAGTGTAATTTGTTCGGGAATTATCTTAGTGTGTACGGTTTCGTTAGATATGGGACTTACTTGGGTACTGGATAGATATGTGGAACATTACTACCTGATATATAGGGGACTTTATGTTTATATGGTAGGGCTTATATTATGGGTAGTTTGCATTATGTATTTGACTTATAAACTTTTGAAAAAGGTTGTTAATTATGTCTACGAGTTACAAGCTGCAACAGGAAAACTATTTGATAAATCAGTAGATTATATTGAACTCTCACCGGAACTAAGCGAAATTGCTATCAACATAAATCGCTTAAAGCAAGAAGCAGAAAACAATGCGCGACTTGCACAGGAAAATGAACAGCGCAAGAATGATTTGATTATGTACCTTGCACATGATTTGAAAACGCCGCTTTCTTCCGTCATTGGCTATCTAACACTACTGCATGATGATGAACAACAAATATCACAGGAGTTAAGAGAAAAGTATCTTTCTATTTCTCTTGATAAAGCAGAACGTCTTGAAGATTTGATAAACGAGTTTTTTGAAATCACACGATTTAACTTATCTAACATAACATTACAATACAGCAACATAAATTTGACCCGTTTATTAGAACAACTTATCTATGAATTTAAGCCCATATTAAAGGAAAAAAATTTGAAATGTACTCTCAATAGTACAAGCGACATTATGCTACATTGCGACGCAAACAAAATACAACGTGTGTTCGATAATCTCTTGCGTAATGCGGTAATTTACAGTTATACAGATACAGAAGTTGCAATAACCACAGAACTTCAAGAGAACACTATTGTAATTACTTTTGAAAATTTTGGGAATCCTATCGCAGAAGAAAAACTAAAACTAATATTTGAGCAGTTTTACCGAGTTGACACATCAAGAAATACTACAAGTGGTGGTGCCGGATTGGGACTTGCGATTGCGAAACATATTGTAGAACTACATAAGGGGACTATTGTTGCTCATAGTAAAGACGAGTGTATAAAATTTATAGTTACACTTCCACTTTCGTAG
- a CDS encoding D-alanyl-D-alanine carboxypeptidase family protein: MKRKYKRRTSRFGIFFVFLTAVTIAGVFFIPWAMKPDNFRNEKNKINSWLNGIFFQDFYNAKSLILVDLSNDNIFISKRENEQQLPASLAKLFVIEYAATLADLDSIVPANYEAIQLTKPGSSVANIDAKKYFLHNLFAAMLVPSGNDAAYVVADYCGSILSPQAKNSQERINVFMEHLNNYLQNQGYENTILYDPSGYDVNALTTVSDLKSVSTHLLEKQWFRDIVSKSNYTATLPDGSTQTWRNTNTFLDQTSEYYNENVKGIKTGSLSNDYNLVVLYQQHGKEFLICSLGSQSDSSRYDDVNYILKTIDESDYLTK, translated from the coding sequence ATGAAAAGAAAATACAAGAGAAGGACGTCTCGTTTCGGAATATTTTTTGTTTTCCTTACTGCTGTAACGATAGCAGGTGTATTTTTCATACCGTGGGCAATGAAACCTGACAATTTTCGCAATGAGAAGAATAAAATCAACTCTTGGCTGAATGGAATTTTCTTTCAAGATTTTTATAATGCAAAATCCCTCATATTAGTTGACCTTTCTAATGACAATATATTTATTTCAAAGCGAGAAAACGAGCAACAGCTTCCTGCCAGCTTAGCCAAATTATTTGTCATTGAATACGCAGCAACACTTGCGGATTTAGATAGTATTGTTCCTGCAAATTATGAAGCAATCCAATTAACTAAACCTGGTTCATCTGTTGCGAATATAGACGCGAAAAAATATTTTCTCCACAATTTGTTTGCTGCCATGTTGGTTCCATCTGGAAATGACGCTGCTTATGTAGTCGCGGATTATTGTGGTTCTATTCTTTCACCACAAGCTAAGAATAGTCAAGAACGTATTAATGTTTTTATGGAACATCTAAATAATTACTTACAAAATCAAGGGTATGAAAACACAATTTTATATGACCCAAGCGGATATGATGTCAATGCTCTCACTACCGTTTCAGACCTAAAATCAGTATCTACTCACCTTTTAGAGAAGCAATGGTTTAGAGATATTGTTTCAAAGAGTAATTATACAGCTACTTTACCTGACGGAAGTACGCAGACATGGAGGAATACTAATACTTTTCTTGACCAAACATCAGAATATTACAATGAAAATGTTAAAGGTATCAAGACAGGTTCCTTATCTAATGACTATAATTTAGTTGTTCTTTATCAACAACATGGAAAGGAATTTTTAATATGTAGTTTAGGCTCTCAATCGGATTCTTCAAGATATGATGATGTGAATTATATTCTTAAAACAATAGATGAATCTGACTATTTAACTAAATGA
- a CDS encoding helix-turn-helix domain-containing protein, with the protein MNGKNGKQSDYPEIALVPYPVIVAASKGDPDAMKIVLQHFSGYIASLSMRKLYDERGNVYYGVDEDIRERLQARLMRAILTFRADE; encoded by the coding sequence ATGAATGGGAAGAATGGTAAACAATCCGACTACCCGGAAATCGCCCTTGTTCCCTATCCCGTCATTGTGGCGGCGAGCAAAGGCGACCCGGACGCTATGAAAATAGTCTTGCAGCATTTCAGCGGCTACATAGCGAGCCTGTCCATGCGGAAGCTCTACGACGAGCGCGGCAACGTCTACTATGGCGTTGACGAGGACATACGGGAACGGCTGCAAGCAAGACTGATGAGGGCTATCCTCACATTTCGGGCTGATGAATAG
- a CDS encoding tyrosine-type recombinase/integrase, with amino-acid sequence MAISTRQVKNKRDSNGVLTGRPGTVYDVNIKYTAPDGKKKSYAKKGFATKKEAAQHEAEMKTKLQNPGQVASITSQRKQTVAAYLNDWVESYARVNLRPSTYDGYKKTIANYINPYIGGVTLNQLTPAMVDKMFQQIIDKGLKPSTAAGAKRVLSVALSHARKYRYIETNAAKDTLTKFGKGDKTPDPYTPEQVKALMQRVEGTVWEMPVILGGLYGMRRSEILGLRWRNVDLENNTFDVTEQLPFKVPPKTKVIEEMAPPKSNGRKLPITELARPFFLKQLAMQEVQKEQAAKDGKPYYDNDLVVAKPDGAPIAASWVSSQFGKLLEDLDMPHIRFHDLRHTAATNMHQLTGDFYTVGEVLGHTLAGIGASLGLSMNFEAVTARYVDVRLERKKEVLDAYHSAVEKAAPEKPKEAEPKKGKRAAKKKHSEIDL; translated from the coding sequence ATGGCAATCTCAACAAGACAGGTAAAAAACAAACGCGACAGCAACGGCGTACTGACCGGACGACCAGGCACAGTCTACGACGTAAACATAAAGTACACCGCCCCGGACGGAAAAAAGAAGTCGTATGCAAAAAAGGGCTTTGCCACCAAAAAGGAAGCAGCACAGCATGAAGCGGAAATGAAAACGAAGCTCCAAAATCCGGGGCAAGTTGCTTCTATTACTTCACAGAGGAAACAGACTGTCGCTGCCTATCTCAATGACTGGGTGGAAAGCTATGCAAGAGTGAACTTGCGCCCCTCTACTTATGACGGGTATAAAAAGACGATTGCAAACTATATCAATCCGTATATCGGCGGCGTTACCCTCAATCAGCTTACCCCTGCTATGGTAGACAAGATGTTTCAGCAGATTATAGACAAAGGCTTGAAGCCGTCCACCGCAGCCGGGGCAAAACGTGTTTTGAGTGTGGCGTTGAGCCATGCCCGCAAATACCGCTATATCGAAACCAACGCGGCAAAAGATACCCTTACGAAGTTTGGGAAAGGCGACAAGACCCCTGACCCTTACACGCCGGAACAGGTGAAAGCCTTAATGCAGCGCGTCGAGGGTACTGTTTGGGAAATGCCTGTTATCTTGGGCGGGCTTTACGGTATGCGCCGTTCTGAAATCTTAGGCTTGCGTTGGCGCAATGTGGATTTGGAGAACAACACCTTTGATGTTACCGAGCAGCTACCTTTCAAGGTACCGCCAAAAACAAAAGTCATTGAAGAAATGGCACCGCCGAAATCCAACGGCAGAAAGCTACCCATTACGGAGCTTGCCCGCCCGTTCTTCCTCAAACAGCTTGCCATGCAGGAAGTACAGAAAGAACAGGCAGCAAAAGACGGAAAGCCTTACTATGACAATGACCTTGTTGTAGCAAAGCCGGACGGCGCACCTATCGCCGCGTCGTGGGTGTCCTCTCAATTTGGAAAGCTGCTTGAAGATTTGGATATGCCGCACATTCGTTTTCACGATTTACGACATACGGCAGCGACCAATATGCACCAACTGACAGGCGACTTCTATACGGTTGGCGAAGTCTTGGGACATACGCTTGCGGGTATCGGCGCGTCGCTTGGGCTTTCCATGAACTTTGAAGCTGTTACCGCCCGTTATGTGGACGTGCGGCTTGAACGAAAAAAAGAAGTTTTGGACGCTTACCATAGCGCGGTGGAAAAAGCAGCCCCGGAGAAACCAAAGGAAGCCGAGCCGAAAAAAGGAAAACGGGCAGCAAAGAAAAAACACAGCGAAATAGACCTTTAA
- a CDS encoding ABC transporter ATP-binding protein, which produces MEKTNGGNLIQIKNLVATVNLNNGDTLVTVNKANMELKRGNSYAIVGKSGSGKTSLISIIGLLNHSYQGEFLYNGMSVSTLTDSQLSMLRASNIGFVFQNYSLIKHLRVWENIELPLLYSKKKMNTRQRKEAIRNLLQSVGLEGKENDYPSNLSGGEQQRVAIARALAVSPEAILCDEPTGALDKKTGKQIMDLLHQVVLKNGIMLLIVTHDLDIAKTCNTIFEMDGGRLQCVKYDS; this is translated from the coding sequence ATGGAAAAAACGAATGGAGGAAATTTAATTCAAATAAAAAACTTGGTAGCGACTGTTAATTTGAATAATGGTGATACCTTAGTAACTGTAAACAAAGCAAATATGGAACTAAAGCGAGGAAACAGCTATGCTATTGTAGGCAAATCGGGTTCAGGAAAAACAAGCCTTATATCAATTATAGGTTTACTCAACCACTCATATCAAGGCGAATTTCTTTATAATGGTATGTCTGTTTCCACTTTAACAGATAGCCAGCTATCTATGCTTCGAGCAAGTAATATCGGTTTTGTTTTTCAAAACTATTCTTTAATTAAACATTTAAGAGTTTGGGAAAATATTGAGCTTCCTTTACTTTATTCCAAAAAGAAAATGAATACAAGACAGCGGAAAGAAGCAATACGAAATCTTTTGCAAAGTGTTGGATTAGAAGGAAAAGAAAATGATTATCCATCTAATTTATCAGGAGGCGAACAACAAAGAGTGGCGATTGCCCGCGCACTTGCAGTATCGCCGGAAGCCATTTTATGTGATGAACCTACTGGTGCTTTAGATAAAAAAACCGGAAAACAAATTATGGACCTTTTACATCAAGTTGTGCTTAAAAATGGCATTATGCTTTTAATAGTAACTCATGACCTCGATATTGCAAAGACTTGTAATACAATTTTTGAAATGGACGGAGGGAGGCTTCAATGTGTTAAATATGATTCTTAA
- a CDS encoding RNA polymerase sigma factor → MEPNRREFQKQCAFQSFCKRVLHNEACNAHDEIRRRRKREVSFCDLALHEERQLYTVDKYFQDEEAEPRYQMAGKEITPKLLLEAIRTLPEEKRTAILLYYFEGMTDVEIGKMFNTSRSTIQYRRTSSFELLKKYLEGHADEWEEW, encoded by the coding sequence ATGGAACCTAATCGCAGAGAATTTCAAAAGCAATGTGCCTTTCAAAGTTTCTGTAAACGGGTGCTGCACAACGAAGCGTGCAACGCCCACGACGAAATCCGGCGACGCAGGAAACGGGAAGTATCGTTTTGCGACCTTGCCTTGCATGAGGAACGGCAGCTTTACACCGTTGACAAGTATTTTCAAGACGAAGAAGCTGAACCGCGTTATCAAATGGCAGGAAAAGAGATAACCCCGAAACTGCTGCTTGAAGCAATCCGCACTTTGCCGGAGGAAAAAAGGACTGCTATCCTGCTGTACTATTTCGAGGGCATGACCGACGTGGAAATCGGAAAGATGTTCAATACGTCGCGCAGCACGATACAGTACAGACGGACAAGCTCTTTTGAACTGTTAAAGAAATATTTGGAGGGACACGCTGATGAATGGGAAGAATGGTAA
- a CDS encoding MerR family transcriptional regulator: MAKKETTNHAAPVLPMLKTVEQMSKVSGIGENKLRELMDNGELEYVQNGNRRLIADTAIWDWYERAKTAVKPPAEQGG; encoded by the coding sequence ATGGCTAAAAAGGAAACTACAAACCATGCCGCCCCTGTTTTGCCTATGCTGAAAACAGTAGAGCAAATGAGCAAGGTTAGCGGTATTGGAGAAAATAAATTACGCGAGCTTATGGATAACGGCGAACTGGAATACGTTCAAAACGGAAACCGCCGCTTGATTGCCGATACCGCTATATGGGATTGGTACGAGCGAGCGAAAACCGCCGTAAAGCCCCCGGCAGAGCAAGGGGGTTAA